From the genome of Salvelinus fontinalis isolate EN_2023a unplaced genomic scaffold, ASM2944872v1 scaffold_0036, whole genome shotgun sequence, one region includes:
- the LOC129842364 gene encoding zinc finger protein 135-like: protein MDTWKKSAADISEGERPDSPSDSRKSPSVEPDPETSKSAGRHHCSQCGKSCTQLRSLKTHNIIHTEEKPYHCSLCGKSFSCTQLGSLKEHERIHTGEKPYQCSHCGKHFAQLGNLNQHERTHTGKKMYRCSQCGKRFTRLRYLKEHERIHTNTQEEKTYHCSHCGKTFSQSKYLKTYERIERLCSDLCF from the exons ATGGACACCTGGAAGAAATCAGCAGCGGACATTTCTGAAG gagagagaccagactctCCTTCTGACAGCAGGAAGAGTCCTTCAGTGGAACCAGACCCTGAGACTTCCAAATCAGCAGGACGACATcactgctctcagtgtggaaagagttgtACTCAGTTAAGGAGCCTGAAAACACACAATATAATACACACAgaagagaagccttaccactgctccttGTGCGGAAAGAGTTTTAG TTGTACCCAGTTAGGGAGCCTGAAGgagcacgagagaatacacacaggagaaaagccttaccaATGTTCCCATTGTGGAAAGCATTTTGCCCAGTTAGGAAACCTGAACCAgcatgagagaacacacacaggtaaGAAGATGTAccgctgctcccagtgtggaaagagatttACTCGGTTAAGGTACCTGAAAGAGCATGAAAgaatacatacaaatacacaggaggagaagacataccactgctctcatTGTGGAAAGACATTTTCCCAGTCAAAGTACCTGAAAACATATGAGAGAATAGAGAGGCTGTGTTCTGACTTGTGTTTTTGA
- the LOC129842381 gene encoding zinc finger protein 32-like, which translates to MNSLSYSPSANKEVCWTEKEGLWLNVVVKEEDEEEDVTVKQEEEGEAVTVKEEEKYVTVKEEEDAFRAKEEDVTVKEEGEEKEEDAVFGVKGEEITVTLKEEKEEQEEETGDLIKTRERQESNNGKSSSEETDPETPNQHHCSHCGKSFRWLGSLKMHERIHTGEKPYHCSHCGKNFTQLGALVGHERTHTGEKPYHCSHCGKSFRWLWVLNKHERIHTGEKPYHCSHCGNSFRWLVSLKTHERIHTGEKPFQCSQCEKSFRWSGSLKKHERKHTGVKPFQHTNTQEETTYHCSHCEKTFSQSEDLKTHERIERLCSDLCF; encoded by the exons atgaattcactaagctactctccttCTGCTAATaaagaggtctgctggacggagaaagagggCCTGTGGCTGAACGTTGTTGTGAaagaggaggacgaagaggaggatgtcacagtaaaacaagaagaggagggtgaggctgttacagtgaaagaagaagagaaatacgttacagtgaaagaagaggaagacgcgttcagagcgAAAGAAGAGGATGTTACTGTgaaagaagagggggaagagaaagaggaggatgccgTTTTTGGAGTGAAGGGGGAAGAGATAACTGTCACAttgaaggaggagaaggaagaacaggaggaggagacaggcgaTCTGATTAAAAcca GAGAGAGACAAGAATCTAATAACGGGAAGAGTTCCTCAGAGGAAACAGACCCGGAGACGCCTAACCAACACCActgctcccactgtggaaagagttttaggtgGTTAGGGAGCCTGAAAATgcatgagagaatacatacaggagaAAAGCCCTACCACtgttcccactgtggaaagaATTTTACTCAGTTAGGGGCCCTGGTTGGgcatgagagaacacacactggagagaagccttatcactgttctcactgtggaaagagttttaggtgGTTATGGGTCCTGAAcaagcatgagagaatacacactggagagaagccttatcacTGTTCTCACTGTGGAAACAGTTTTAGGTGGTTAGTGAGCCTGAAaacgcatgagagaatacacacaggagaaaaacctttccaatgttcccagtgtgAAAAGAGTTTTAGGTGGTCAGGGAGTCTGAAAAAGcatgagagaaaacacacaggagTAAAGCCTTTCCAACATACTAATACACAGGAGGAGACAACATACCACTGCTCTCATTGTGAAAAgacattttcccagtcagaggacCTGAAAACACATGAGAGAATAGAGAGGCTGTGTTCTGACTTATGTTTCTGA